A single region of the Capra hircus breed San Clemente chromosome 14, ASM170441v1, whole genome shotgun sequence genome encodes:
- the NOV gene encoding protein NOV homolog produces the protein MLLLLHLLGQVAAAERCPSSCPATCPPKPPTCAPGVRAVLDDCSCCLVCARQRGESCSVLLPCEESRGLFCDRRADPSAQTGICMAVEGDNCVFDGVIYQSGETFQPSCKYQCACQDGQVGCVPRCEEDLLLPQPDCPAPRKVKVPGECCEKWICDTKETGTLGGLQTLPAYRPEATLGVAVSDSSINCIEQTTEWSACSKSCGMGFSTRVTNRNPHCEMVKQTRLCMVRPCDQEHRQPTDKKGKKCLRSIKSLKAIHLQFENCTSLHTYKPRFCGICSDGRCCTPHNTKTIQVEFQCSPGQILKKPVMVIGTCTCHNNCPHSNSSFL, from the exons ATGCTCCTGCTCCTCCACCTCCTGGGACAG GTCGCTGCGGCTGAGCGTTGCCCCTCCTCGTGCCCGGCCACGTGCCCCCCAAAGCCTCCGACCTGCGCCCCTGGGGTGAGAGCGGTGCTGGACGACTGCTCCTGCTGCCTCGTGTGCGCTCGGCAGCGCGGCGAGAGCTGTTCGGTGCTGCTGCCATGCGAGGAGAGCCGCGGCCTCTTCTGCGACCGCAGAGCGGACCCCAGCGCCCAGACTGGCATCTGCATGG CGGTAGAAGGAGACAACTGTGTGTTCGATGGAGTCATCTACCAGAGTGGGGAGACCTTCCAGCCAAGTTGCAAATACCAGTGCGCCTGCCAAGATGGACAGGTTGGCTGTGTGCCCCGCTGTGAAGAGGACTTGCTACTGCCCCAGCCCGACTGCCCAGCTCCCAGAAAAGTTAAAGTGCCAGGGGAGTGCTGTGAAAAGTGGATCTGTGACACCAAAGAGACGGGGACATTAGGGGGCCTCCAGACCCTTCCAG CCTACAGGCCAGAAGCCACTCTAGGAGTTGCAGTCTCGGACTCCAGTATCAACTGCATCGAACAGACCACAGAGTGGAGTGCATGTTCCAAGAGCTGTGGCATGGGTTTTTCCACCCGAGTCACCAACAGGAATCCTCACTGTGAAATGGTGAAGCAGACCCGGCTCTGCATGGTGCGGCCCTGTGACCAAGAGCACAGGCAGCCAACAGACAAG aaaggaaaaaagtgtcTCCGTAGCATCAAGTCACTCAAAGCCATCCACCTGCAGTTTGAGAACTGCACGAGCCTGCACACCTACAAGCCCAGGTTCTGTGGGATCTGTAGTGATGGCCGATGCTGCACTCCCCACAACACCAAAACCATCCAGGTGGAGTTCCAGTGCTCCCCAGGGCAGATCCTCAAGAAGCCAGTGATGGTCATCGGGACCTGCACCTGTCACAACAACTGTCCTCACAGCAACTCGTCTTTCCTCTAA